The following proteins are co-located in the Triticum aestivum cultivar Chinese Spring chromosome 1A, IWGSC CS RefSeq v2.1, whole genome shotgun sequence genome:
- the LOC123051635 gene encoding branched-chain amino acid aminotransferase 2, chloroplastic, giving the protein MDCGTASLGALLAAAPLPSQRPRLLLFSPPPSTLSIQIRNRLYSMSLLRLRKARGMGRCEASLASNYTQTSEFADLDWENLGFGLVQTDYMYTTKCGPDGNFDKGGMVPFGPIEMNPASGVLNYGQGLFEGLKAYRKTDGSILLFRPMENAMRMQTGAERMCMPAPPVEQFVDAVKQTVLANKRWVPPTGKGSLYIRPLLVGSGAVLGLAPAPEYTFLIFASPVGNYFKEGLAPINLIVEDKFHRATPGGTGGVKTIGNYASVLMAQKIAKEKGYSDVLYLDAVEKKYLEEVSSCNIFVVKGNVISTPAIKGTILPGITRKSIIDVALSKGFQVEERLVSVDELLDADEVFCTGTAVVVSPVGSITYQGKRIEYAGKQGVGAVSRQLYTSLTSLQMGQVEDPMGWTVQLN; this is encoded by the exons ATGGATTGCGGCACGGCCTCGCTCGGCGCCTTGCTCGCCGCCGCGCCGCTCCCCAGCCAGCGGCCCCGGCTGCTGCtcttctcgccgccgccgtcgacgctGTCCATTCAG ATTCGGAATCGACTTTATTCGATGTCACTGCTTCGGCTCCGAAAGGCCCGAGGCATGGGAAGATGCGAGGCTTCTCTAGCAAGTAACTACAC GCAGACATCAGAGTTTGCTGATTTGGATTGGGAGAACCTTGGTTTTGGACTCGTGCAAACTGACTATATGTATACTACAAAATGTGGGCCAGATGGGAACTTTGACAAGGGTGGAATGGTGCCGTTTGGGCCAATAGAAATGAACCCAGCATCCGGAGTCCTGAATTATGGACAG GGGTTGTTCGAAGGCCTAAAGGCGTATAGAAAAACTGATGGCTCCATCCTGTTGTTTCGCCCAATGGAAAATGCAATGAGGATGCAAACTGGTGCCGAGAGGATGTGCATGCCTGCACCTCCTGTCGAGCAATTTGTGGATGCAGTAAAACAAACCGTTTTAGCAAACAAGAGATGG GTGCCTCCTACCGGTAAAGGTTCTTTGTACATTAGGCCTCTACTCGTGGGAAGTGGGGCTGTTCTTGGTCTCGCACCTGCTCCTGAGTACACATTCCTTATTTTTGCCTCCCCTGTTGGGAACTACTTCAAG GAAGGATTAGCGCCAATAAATTTGATAGTTGAAGACAAGTTTCATCGGGCCACCCCTGGTGGAACTGGAGGTGTTAAGACCATTGGGAATTATGCCTCG GTCTTGATGGCACAGAAGATTGCAAAGGAGAAAGGTTATTCTGATGTTCTCTACTTGGATGCTGTTGAGAAAAAGTATCTTGAAGAAGTATCTTCATGTAATATTTTTGTTGTGAAG GGCAATGTTATTTCAACTCCAGCAATAAAAGGAACAATATTGCCGGGCATCACAAGGAAAAGTATAATTGATGTTGCTCTGAGCAAAGGCTTCCAG GTCGAGGAGCGGCTTGTGTCGGTGGATGAGTTGCTCGATGCCGACGAAGTGTTCTGCACAGGGACCGCCGTCGTAGTGTCTCCCGTAGGTAGCATTACATATCAAGGGAAAAG GATAGAGTATGCTGGCAAGCAAGGAGTCGGCGCGGTGTCTCGGCAACTGTACACCTCGCTAACAAGCCTCCAGATGGGCCAGGTGGAGGACCCCATGGGCTGGACCGTGCAACTGAACTAA